One genomic segment of Corynebacterium durum includes these proteins:
- a CDS encoding SIMPL domain-containing protein has product MTTNEIRIVPDEHIPTITVTDSVTVEALADKATVTVKVTSNNKDQKTTFTRRDIGVRKAQQVLAQATLLQRQGEHLAEYSDYKNRIDSTWRCTIVAVDVDNPEVQAQLRDVIARLANLENCVIDGPNWSLSADKQAELNATAQALAIKNAKAKAEMLVAELGGTISGVVQVDSTPTQVTSTQTVRRGRGAPEFASLGKSSLPEPSLEISTEPDVVSVPGTVTVVFSARFEDTAL; this is encoded by the coding sequence ATGACAACCAATGAGATCCGCATTGTGCCTGACGAGCACATCCCCACCATCACCGTAACTGACAGCGTCACCGTTGAGGCGCTCGCTGACAAAGCCACCGTCACAGTCAAGGTAACCAGCAACAACAAGGATCAAAAAACCACCTTCACCCGGCGCGACATTGGGGTGCGTAAAGCGCAGCAGGTGCTCGCCCAGGCGACTCTTCTGCAGCGACAGGGCGAGCACCTCGCTGAATACTCGGACTACAAAAACCGCATCGACTCCACGTGGCGCTGCACGATTGTTGCCGTCGACGTGGACAACCCCGAGGTGCAGGCCCAGCTACGAGATGTGATTGCGCGGCTGGCGAACCTGGAAAACTGTGTGATCGACGGTCCGAACTGGTCCTTATCTGCAGACAAACAGGCAGAACTGAATGCTACAGCGCAGGCTCTGGCTATCAAAAATGCGAAAGCGAAGGCAGAAATGCTTGTCGCGGAACTGGGTGGGACCATCAGTGGAGTTGTGCAAGTGGATTCCACGCCTACCCAGGTGACCTCCACACAAACTGTCAGGCGTGGCCGCGGGGCTCCTGAATTTGCATCCCTAGGCAAGTCCTCCCTGCCCGAACCCAGCCTGGAGATCAGCACGGAACCGGACGTTGTTTCTGTTCCAGGTACCGTGACAGTGGTTTTCTCTGCGCGTTTCGAGGACACAGCGTTGTAG